In Setaria italica strain Yugu1 chromosome IX, Setaria_italica_v2.0, whole genome shotgun sequence, the genomic stretch TTTTGCACGCCGTGTCTTTCATTCCGCCGATCGGTCGACGCCAAGAGCCCGTGGATGGTTTCCACGGCGGGAGGCCGGGAGTGGCGGGGCCGCGGAGCCGGCCGGagccgagacaaaaggaaaagtTCGCGGGTCTTGGCTAAAGAGGGAAGTAGACTTGATGTGGCTCGCGGGCCGCCGGAGCGGCCGTCCTTAGCTGCGTGCTCCATGTCCCCATCCATGAATTCATCATCTACTCGTCTAGCTAGTAGATCGGTTAGTATACGGTGGCCTCTAGCTCTGGCGTGTCCTATACTAGGCCGTTGTCTTCGATGCCCTGCCGTCTATGCGTCTGCGTGAGCCACACCAATGGATGCACAGCTCAATGATTGAACTGTGTACATATGTGTCTATGTACAGATGTAACACATTGTGGGCGGCAGTTTTCACTTTGTTGAATGAATGATTGATCGGATTCGTTGTAATCAGAGATGAAAATGCACGTCTACCTTGCTTATCGCATTATTTCTTGGATGGATGGAGTGCTACTTAATTTTGGCACCGGGACGCGCAATCTGTTTCCTAGACCAGTTTGTAGAACATGCTCCTGGTCTTAAAATTCTCTCCTAAGGAAAAAGGTTCCAGAGGTACTGATCGAGTAATGGTTACTCGCTAGGCCAATCCAATCCAAGCAAAGCACTCACCTGTCACCTGGAACCATTCTACGCACCAAATGCAAGTCCTGTTGGTAACAAGATCGAGTTGCTCTGAGGTGGCCTTAAAAGCGGTATTGGGTACAACCACAAGTGTCATTGTTAGTTGTTGTCTTAGGCTTTGTCGTCGTCGAATCGTTGAGCTGTCGTGGACCATACGTGCACATCCGTGCGCTGAACCACTCAACGGTGCCCGTAAATGGAAATGTCCAAGTCGAAGGAGTACGCTACTGGTGGAAGGCGATTGCAAACGGCCCCACTACCAGCTTACATGGATCCTGGCGTTCGAGAGTGCATTGCATTGGATTATTACCTGCCAGTAGGAAGCTCAACTTTATCAGgatcatattggatgtttgacgctaattaggaggactaaacatgatctaattacaaaactaatcgtacatatggaatctaattcgcgagacgaatctaattaatccatcattagcaaatggttaccgtaacaccacattgtcaaatcatagactaattaagcttaatagattcgtctcacgaattagactctatctgtgcaattagttttgtaattagactatatttaatactcttaattagtatccaacaTGACAGGGACACGTAAGAAACACGAAGATTCACAGTTGTGAAACCAGTGACCGGAGACGCGACGAGAGCCGCTCGGTGGCTCGGGTCTCCACTGCGAAGACGAGAGGAGATTCTTCTCCCGTACGGCCGTGGTGTGACCCCGTGACAAAGGATTGACAAATGACCTGACCATACAATACGATATACAAGCTGGAACGCACGCACGAATCTCgccgcgctcgctcgcctcgcGGTGCAGGATAGCAACAGTGGCAGCGCACTCCCGTCGCGGCCTCCTTGCCCTGGTACTGTACGCGCTGCACAGCTCCGACTACGTGTTCAGTCAGTCACCCCATCACGCGGTGTGCTGCCTCTGCCCGGGCCACTCTTGCACTCTCTAGCAGCAGTTACAGTGTCACAGTGCCGCAGCATGGAGCCTTGGACTAACACGCCGCAGCGGGTGCTGCCGCTGCACGACCAGATCAGATGAAACGAAGCGAAGCGAGCGCCCTGGCGGCCAGAGCCACCGAGACGACATCGTAGAGCAAGCAGTGTGGTGACATATGTTTCAAACTCTGAAGCCCATGGGCGTGAGCCCACCTGTCATTGACCTCCGCAGgccggagagagagaagggcaCGGCGGAACTGACCCTTCACGTGCACGCGCCCCGTCTCCGTCTCCATGCGGGAACTgagccagcagcggcagcgctgCTCCTGTGCCGCTGTGCGGGATAGCAATAGCGTAGCGGCAGGTGCTCAGCAATCGTGCGTACTACTCCTCCCCCCGCGGCCCTGACCTGTGGGCTGTGGCGTTGGCGCGTTGGTGTTAGcctgcagtgcagtgcaggaTCAGCAGAGGGGAACCATTTCTGGCAGCACGAAACTAGCAATTTCAAACCATTTTCCTTGGCGACTTGAGCCCCCCTCCGTGGATTTCAGAGCTGGACTGGAAGCTCCAATTGCTTGATTTGTACATGACACAGAGATTACAAGGCCTAATCAACCTTATGTGATAGTGGTAATAAACTAGTTACCCGAACACGCTTACATGTTACATTACCTCTTGCACACTCACTCATACCGCCACGTTCCAACGCTACACAAGAAATACTGAAAGAACAGCGGGATTGGATGCTACAAAGGACTACTAGTACCACCACGACCAATTCCTCCGGTGGCACTTCTAGATACTAAGGAGATCCTGCTGCGGCGGGGAGTCGTGTGGCCCTTCCTGCTGTCGAGGCGGCTTCTCCGAGCTCGCATCCTCCTTCGGTTCAATGACGAGGGGGGCGTCAATGGACGTGGACGTCGACCCGGGCATGTCGGCCAGGATCTGCACGACCTCACGCATCGTGGGCCGCTCGACGCTCTGCTCGGCGACGCATAGCATGGCGACGTAGAAGACGTGGGTCAGTTCGTACAGGGGCACCGTCGAGAGGCGCGGGTCGGCGATCTTCATCACGCCCTCTTTGCTCGAGCCGGTCACCATCCGCACCCACTGCACAATGTCGACGCCGTCGCCAAACTCTCCGACCGGCTTACGACCGGTGATGAGCTCTAGTAAgacgacgccgaagctgtagacATCGCTCTTCTCATCCACCTTGAGCGTGTAGGCGTACTCTGGGAAACAGGAGAATGAAGCCACATAAGATCACAGCCAACACTTCCCCCATTAAAAACGACAAAGCGACGAAACGCAGCTATCAGATGTTCAGGGTCAGAGGATGTACGATGCAATGGGTGTGTAGGACACAGTAAAAACATATCAGAAGCCATTcggttcttttctttcttttttgaaagaaaattcTGTTCAAATTTCCACATGATATACAGAACCAGTGTTAGCATGATTGAATAATGCAGGTAACATTTGGCAGCAAACAGGACATTGTAAAATCTTGCAGATGGAAGAATTTCTGCAGtgattttttgaaataaaatttcTGCAGTGAATTCACTGGACAGGAGTAACATGGAAAAGTCTGTACAGTGAGCTGAGTATAGCAAACAGTGAAGCAGAAAATAAGGATAGCGATTTGTGAAGGGAATGTACCAGGAGCGATGTAGCCGTACGAGCCGGCGATGGCGGACATGCATTCAGAGCCTCCGGCGTTGCCGCGGAGGAACTTGGCGAGGCCGAAGTCGGCGACGTGGGCCTCGAAGTCAgcgtcgaggaggatgttgtTGGACTTGACGTCGCGGTGCAGTATCGGCGGCGAGCAGTCGTGGTGCAGGTAGCAGAGGCCCTTGGCCGCCTCCACGGCGATCTTGAACCGCGTCGCCCACTGCAGGTGTCCCCCCTTCTTGCCGTGGAGCACCTCGCCGAGGCTGCCGTTGGGCATGTACTCGTACACCAGCAGGTTGGTCTCCCGGTTGGCCGCGAACCCGAGCAGTCGCACGATGTGGCGGTGCCGGATGCGCCCCAGCGTCTGTATCTCCGCCGAGAACCCGTAGTCGTcgtgcgccgcgccggcgcgcccgATGGCCGGCAGCCGCTTcacggccaccaccgcgccccccGGCATCGCGCCCTTGTACACGATCCCGGAGCCGCCCTTGCCGATCACGTTCTCCTCCTTGAGGCAGTCGAGCACGTCGTCCACGGCGAAGTCCAGACGCTGGAACGCCGTGAGCCGCCACGCGCGGGCCTCGGCGGACCGCTTCAGCGAACGTGCCTTCagcacggccgcggccgcgaagatgatggacagcgcgaggagcccgagcacgaggaggagctTGGAGGTCGAGGAGAGGGAGCCGAAGGCCGACGTCGCGACGCCGTGGGAGCGGCACGGGGAGAGGAACGCCCCGCATAGCTCGTCGTTTCCGGCGAAAGAGGTCGCGTTGAAGTAGGCGAACTGGCCGGTGGCCGGGACCTCGCCGCAGAGATTGTTGTACGAGAAGTCGACGGCCGTCAGGCTCTGCATGCCGGCGATGGCAGACGGAATCTCCCCTTCGAGTGcgttgtgggatacgttgaggtAGTTGAGGATGCGGAGGCTagcgagctccggcgggatgcGGCCGGAGAGCTTGTTGCCCGAGAGGTCCAGGAATGTGAGCAGACGGCATCTGCCGATCGCCGGGGGCACTTCGCCGGAAATCAAGTTCCCGGAAAGGTCCGCCTTTGAGAGCTGCTGTAACTTCCCAATCTCGGGCGGGAGCTCGCCGGACAGCCTGTTCCCGGCGAGCAGTAGCTTCTGAAGTCCTACGAACCCACCGATCCCGGTCGGCACCTGGCCGGACAATCGGTTGTTGAACAGGCTGAGCTCCCCGATCGACGATGACACCTTCCCGGCTTCCAGGCTGAGCTCGCCGGACAGCAGATTGTCGTGCAGCTCAATCTGCGTCAGGTTCGGCAGCGTGAACAGCTTCGCCGGTATCGTGCCGTTGAGATAATTCTCTCCCAGCCGAATCCTCGTCAGCGACGGGCACCCCGCGAGCCCGTCCGGAATGCCGCCGAACAGCGAATTCCCCAGGGCGATGAACGTCTCCAGCTGCTCGCCGGCGCACAGCTCGGAGGGAAGAACGCCGGTGAGCTTGTTGGTGCTCACGTCGACGATCTTGAGCCTGGTCGCGGCCACGCCAAGGTTCGGCGGTATCCCGCCTGTGAAGTTGTTCTCCCACAGCTGCAGAACCTCGAGGTTCGGCAGCTCGCCGATGAACTCAGGAATCTCGCCGGCGAGGCGATTGCGGAAGAGGTTCAGCAGAGTCAAGTTCTTGAGGGACGCGAAGCTCGCCGGGATCGCCCCAACGAACAAGTTGTTCGACAGGTCGAGAGATTTCAGCGCCCCCATTGCGCCTATCTCCGTCGGGAGCCTCCCAGTCAGGGCGTTGATCTGAAGAAACAGAGTGTCGAGCGACGTGAGGTTGGCCACCTCTGGCGGGATCTCCCCGGAGATGCCGCAGTTGGCCATGTCGAGCCGGACGAGCGCCCGCAGCCTGCCGAGCTCGGGCGGTATCCCGCCGGTGAAGCTGTTGAAGTAGCCGAGGTACAGCTCCCTTAACGTCGACAGGTTGCCAAGCTCCGGCGGTATCTCGCCGGTGAGTTCATTGCCGGAGAGGGCCAGGTAGCGGATACGGGTCCACTGGCCATAGGATCTTGGGATGCTGCCGGAGAAGAAATTGCcgccgaggtggaggtggacaaGGTCGGTGAGGTTAGGGAGCGCCGCCGGTAGCGGGCCGGTGAGGTTGTTGTTGTAGAGGTCGAGAACACGAAGGCTCCTGAGCGACGCGATGATCTCGTCGGGGAAAGTGGAGTTGAGGATGTTGTTGGAGAGGTTGAGCGTCTGGAGGAGCGGGAGGGaggagagcgcggcggccgggATGGGGCCGGATAGGTTGAGACCGGAGAGGTCGAGGGAGATGACGCGCCTGTCGGCGACGTCGCAGGACACGCGCGGCCACGAGCAGAGCGCGGTGTCCGGCGTCCAGTGCGTGGCGAGGTAGCCGGAGGGGTCCGTGAGCGCCGCGGAGAGGTTGAGGAGCGCGGCCGCGTCCGGGGAGGAGGGTGagtcggcggcgtcggcgcagtggttggcggtggcgatgaggaggaggacggggaggagAAGCGTGGAAGCAGCGGCCATGGATGGCGCCATCGCCGTGGATGGGTGCGGTGAGTGGAGTGGGTGTCCGAGCGCAGGTGGACAGCGTGGGTTATAGAGTGTGTTGTTTTGCCTTCGTTTTCTTTTCGTTGTTGCTTTGTATGTCAGCCTGGGAGTTTTTTAAGATTTCCATTGTGCTCCTTTTGCATTCTTTCTTCCAAGGCCCGAAGGTTTTGCAGTAGTACGTGCCATCAGCAGTCATCACCTGCACACGTGTCGGATCAGCTACAGTTCTGTTCTTGTATTTATCAGACAAtgttaaaacttgaaagtagccCACGACTGGAAAATGTGCCGCGTCAAGTATTCAGATGATGCGAGAAAAATATGCTTCGTTAAAAatctctttcttcttcaatCCAGAAGATAATGTGGATCGTCAGAAGGAGTAAAGGGCAGCCACTGATCTTGTATTGTATCGGAAGTAGGATGCATGTTGGTGTGtttggatatttttttttgaaacgaatgtTTGGAACATATTAAGTGATACAGGACTCGCAGATGTGACACTTGAAGAAAACACCTTCACAGGTCGACTAATCTGCGAAGTCATAGACCATCTCCATCTGCTGTAGCGTCTGTGTGACTAAGCTGAGCTCTTATCCTGAATTTTGGGATAGTTCTGGGGGCTTATGTGGCAGAAACAGTGGAGTACCGTGGTACTTTTTCTCTGATGAAGCAAGCCCTCCGGATTCGAAAAGGGAATTTCGGTATCCAGAGCATACATGTGGCGTTGAATGCATAAAGTTTTTCTTTGATGATTTTTATGCTGATGGAAGTACAGACTAATGTCGGGAGGAGTAATTATGGTGGATGCACTTTTTCGCAGGCCAAGTGTGTATGAACCTACATGCGGGTCCACACGGTCATTGAGCGAGGCAAAAGTAGGAAGAGTGACCGAAACATGTGGTGGCCTGTATCTGCTTTTACCGTATCGGGGGAGCACGAAGACGGAACAATACCTGCTGTGCCTGTTCGGGTAGTGGGTCCTCGATGTCAGAAACAGTGCGGTAAGCGTGGAGAGCGTGAGCCTCGCTTGGACCTGGATTCGCTGCGGGTAAACTCTGCAGTGTTTGGTACGCTGTGGTACCTTTGTAGTAGCACTGTACGACGTACATTAGACGTGTTTATGCCCGTGGTCTACACggcattcattttttttttgtccccTGTGACTAATAGTAAGGTTAGAGAGAAATTCTCCTGGTCACGGTGAGACACCCATCATCACAATCTACATAGGCGTCTTTGTTTATCTCCGAGAAGACGTGCAACACATCCAACCATGGATGCCCGTCGTATCAGCGCACACCAGCGAACAAAACAAAGCTAAAGTGCCGCGCAAGCGTCCCCGAAGCCGCTCGACCAAGCAAGCATCCGGCAAATTCCGCGGGTCGGGAGGGGGACCCCACGGCGAGCCAGGATTCTAGGATCGCAGCCGCGCCGGCCTCCTGAATCATTCTTCTACCCACCTGCCGCAGAGGAAACACGCGCAGGGGGAGGGGGATGGGCCGATCGTCCGGCACCCGGCCATGATGCGGTCCTGGTGGAACCCCGCGAGCGAGCCTCCGCTCTGTCCCCGGACACGGCCGCCGCTCCGACTCGGCCGGCAAACGAGGAGGACGCGGAAGGGGGGGACTGACTGCGGGAGCCCGCGCGGCCGGAGCGCGGCGGGTCGGAGGAAATGATGGTGCGTCTCCCGCGGTGTCGCACGGTGCTCGCGCGCGGCGCGCTCCGGGTCCGGGGCTAGCCACCAACCCGGCGCCACCGCATTGACGACTCGCATGCACCGCGCGCGCCCCCGGTtcccgcggcggcgtggggctgGGTCGGGCCCGATCGAGCGGCCCAAAGCGGCGGCCGCTTTGTTTGCACCATCGATTGTTGGGGTCCATGGATTAAACAAAGCGGTAGCCCACCATTAGCCCTCCTGGGGGGGTTTGTTTACTCATAAACAAGTGCAGCGCGGCCTTTTCCTGTTGTTGTTTTAGTTTCCCGTCGCCAACGTTTCAGCGAGCGAGTGCGTAAGGAATCGCCGTTCAAGCTGCGATGGCCTTGGACTCGTGTGCACGGTGTTTGCGGTGTCAGATGACTGCTGCCGTGGCCTGCGAGCATGGGCTTTCTGAACTTCTGAACGCAGATACCCCGCACGGCACGGTCCACTACGTGCGGTCTCTCGGACAAAGCCAGCCATCCGCCCCGTAGATTGTACACGTACAGAGCAAAATGCCCGATTAGCAGGAGCGCTTGTGTTGCGATTTGTGAGTGTTGGGCGCCTCGTGCACATCTAGATTCTGGATCTTCGGCCGGTGGTTCAGGCGATTAAAGTAGCTCgcctcacccccccccccccaccccccccgcGGCCTTGTCGTCGCGCAGGGGCAGGGCCGACATACGCGGGGTATCATAACGCAGGCGCCCTGGCCGTATCCTGCCCCGCGCCACTGCGGGTACTGTGGCCGCTGCAGCAGCGTCCGTTTTGCCGATCCGAGCTGTTGGAGTGGCCGGTTTGTCTCGCTACTGTTACATTACATGGCCATGCTGACAGAACAGTGGCGCTCTTTCGATCCAGCGGTACACCTTTTTGGAAAAAAATCGAGCAGCCCTCTGGTCCCTGGAGCTGTAATACTGCAGCTGAACGAATTCCAGTTTTAAAACCTGGTTGGTTGACTGTCATTTGATCAAGCAGTGGCGTTATCGCCTCTGATCCCTTCGTCAAAAGTCTAAGCCAAATTAATGGCATGTTCCCTGCAGCTTAACTGCCACCG encodes the following:
- the LOC101773368 gene encoding leucine-rich repeat receptor-like serine/threonine-protein kinase BAM2, which encodes MAPSMAAASTLLLPVLLLIATANHCADAADSPSSPDAAALLNLSAALTDPSGYLATHWTPDTALCSWPRVSCDVADRRVISLDLSGLNLSGPIPAAALSSLPLLQTLNLSNNILNSTFPDEIIASLRSLRVLDLYNNNLTGPLPAALPNLTDLVHLHLGGNFFSGSIPRSYGQWTRIRYLALSGNELTGEIPPELGNLSTLRELYLGYFNSFTGGIPPELGRLRALVRLDMANCGISGEIPPEVANLTSLDTLFLQINALTGRLPTEIGAMGALKSLDLSNNLFVGAIPASFASLKNLTLLNLFRNRLAGEIPEFIGELPNLEVLQLWENNFTGGIPPNLGVAATRLKIVDVSTNKLTGVLPSELCAGEQLETFIALGNSLFGGIPDGLAGCPSLTRIRLGENYLNGTIPAKLFTLPNLTQIELHDNLLSGELSLEAGKVSSSIGELSLFNNRLSGQVPTGIGGFVGLQKLLLAGNRLSGELPPEIGKLQQLSKADLSGNLISGEVPPAIGRCRLLTFLDLSGNKLSGRIPPELASLRILNYLNVSHNALEGEIPSAIAGMQSLTAVDFSYNNLCGEVPATGQFAYFNATSFAGNDELCGAFLSPCRSHGVATSAFGSLSSTSKLLLVLGLLALSIIFAAAAVLKARSLKRSAEARAWRLTAFQRLDFAVDDVLDCLKEENVIGKGGSGIVYKGAMPGGAVVAVKRLPAIGRAGAAHDDYGFSAEIQTLGRIRHRHIVRLLGFAANRETNLLVYEYMPNGSLGEVLHGKKGGHLQWATRFKIAVEAAKGLCYLHHDCSPPILHRDVKSNNILLDADFEAHVADFGLAKFLRGNAGGSECMSAIAGSYGYIAPEYAYTLKVDEKSDVYSFGVVLLELITGRKPVGEFGDGVDIVQWVRMVTGSSKEGVMKIADPRLSTVPLYELTHVFYVAMLCVAEQSVERPTMREVVQILADMPGSTSTSIDAPLVIEPKEDASSEKPPRQQEGPHDSPPQQDLLSI